One region of Olleya sp. Hel_I_94 genomic DNA includes:
- a CDS encoding SDR family NAD(P)-dependent oxidoreductase, translating into MNKTALITGATSGIGRATAHEFAKQGINLILCGRRQERLDTIEKALEKQTNVYTLNFDVRDKKEVFEAINSLPETFKHIDILVNNAGNAHGLDPIQDGDLDDWDAMMDINVKGLLYVSKAIIPQMTARQSGHIINIGSSAGKEVYPKGNVYCASKHAVVALTEGMRIDLNPFGIKVTAINPGLVETEFSQVRFKGDAKADNVYKGYKALQPEDLAEVIYFAVSRPAHVNIADVLMFCTAQATSTIVKKE; encoded by the coding sequence ATGAATAAAACAGCATTAATAACAGGAGCAACTAGCGGAATAGGTCGTGCAACAGCTCATGAATTTGCAAAACAAGGCATTAACTTAATTCTTTGTGGACGTCGTCAAGAAAGATTAGACACCATTGAAAAAGCTTTAGAAAAACAAACTAATGTCTACACGTTAAATTTTGACGTTAGAGACAAAAAAGAAGTATTTGAGGCAATTAATAGTTTACCAGAAACATTTAAACATATTGACATATTAGTTAATAACGCAGGAAATGCACATGGATTAGACCCAATACAAGATGGCGATTTAGACGATTGGGATGCTATGATGGACATTAATGTAAAAGGGTTGTTATACGTTAGCAAAGCCATTATACCACAAATGACTGCTCGCCAATCTGGACATATTATTAACATAGGCTCTTCTGCAGGAAAAGAAGTCTACCCTAAAGGTAATGTGTATTGTGCAAGTAAACATGCTGTTGTGGCACTTACAGAAGGGATGCGTATTGATCTTAATCCTTTTGGCATTAAAGTCACAGCCATAAATCCTGGTTTGGTAGAGACAGAATTTTCTCAGGTTAGATTTAAAGGAGACGCCAAAGCAGATAACGTATACAAAGGCTACAAAGCGCTACAGCCAGAGGATTTAGCAGAGGTTATTTATTTTGCAGTATCACGTCCAGCACATGTTAATATTGCTGATGTTTTAATGTTTTGCACAGCTCAAGCAACCTCAACTATTGTAAAAAAAGAGTAA
- a CDS encoding aldo/keto reductase family oxidoreductase, which translates to MTKNKYSQVIAGTMTWGKWGKQLDQKEYINLMHHCINNQITTFDHADIYGDYTTEAEFGNAFAESNIDRDQIQLISKCGIEYIGNARPQLKVKHYNYSKDYIIWSAEQSLKNLKTDYLDLLLLHRPSPLLQVDEVAEAVTTLKQQGKIKEFGVSNFTPSQTNLLTQKIEVSVNQIEFSLTHHTAMHDGTLDDMLLNNIKPMCWSPLGITFKEDTEQTRRIHKQLGVLSQKYNATEDQLLLSWILKHPANITPVVGTTNSNRLSGAIAATKINLELEDWFLILVASQGHKVP; encoded by the coding sequence ATGACAAAAAATAAGTACTCTCAAGTAATTGCCGGAACCATGACTTGGGGAAAATGGGGTAAACAATTAGACCAAAAAGAATACATAAACCTAATGCACCATTGTATTAATAATCAGATTACTACATTTGACCACGCAGACATTTATGGTGATTATACAACTGAAGCAGAGTTTGGTAACGCTTTCGCGGAAAGCAATATAGACAGAGACCAGATACAACTAATTTCTAAATGTGGAATAGAGTATATTGGCAATGCACGTCCGCAATTAAAAGTTAAACATTATAATTATAGCAAGGATTATATAATTTGGTCTGCAGAGCAATCCCTAAAAAACTTAAAAACGGACTATTTAGATTTATTATTACTGCACAGACCTAGCCCTTTATTACAAGTTGACGAAGTAGCTGAAGCTGTTACAACACTAAAACAACAAGGTAAAATAAAAGAGTTTGGCGTCTCTAATTTTACACCTTCTCAAACCAATTTATTAACTCAAAAAATTGAGGTTTCTGTAAATCAAATCGAATTTTCTCTGACTCATCATACAGCAATGCATGATGGCACATTGGATGACATGTTACTAAATAATATCAAACCTATGTGTTGGTCCCCTTTAGGTATAACTTTTAAAGAAGACACGGAACAAACAAGAAGAATTCATAAGCAATTAGGAGTATTATCGCAAAAATACAATGCTACTGAAGATCAATTACTTCTATCTTGGATATTAAAACATCCTGCCAACATCACACCTGTAGTTGGCACCACAAATAGCAACAGGTTATCTGGCGCAATTGCAGCAACAAAGATAAATTTAGAATTAGAAGATTGGTTTTTAATTTTGGTAGCTAGTCAAGGACATAAAGTACCTTAA
- a CDS encoding AAA family ATPase, with translation MEQTSTIDIKSINEKIEKESAFVDLLMLEMNKVIVGQKHMVERLLIGLLGQGHILLEGVPGLAKTLAINTLSQAIDASFSRIQFTPDLLPSDVVGTLIFNMKENDFSIKKGPIFANFVLADEINRAPAKVQSALLEAMQEKQVTIGDETFKLDKPFLVMATQNPVEQEGTYTLPEAQVDRFMLKTVIDYPKQAEEQLIMRANLKGNWDKVNPVVSVAQILKAQEAVREVYMDEKIEKYILDIIFATRYPENYKLADLKPLISFGASPRGSINLATAAKCYAFIKRRGYVIPEDVRAVVHDVLRHRVGITYEAEAENVTSVDIINKIVNEIEVP, from the coding sequence ATGGAACAAACAAGTACAATTGATATTAAATCGATTAACGAGAAAATTGAAAAGGAAAGTGCATTTGTAGATTTACTAATGCTTGAAATGAATAAAGTTATCGTTGGACAAAAACACATGGTCGAGCGATTATTAATTGGACTATTAGGACAGGGACACATTTTGTTAGAAGGTGTACCTGGATTAGCAAAAACATTAGCTATTAATACGTTGTCTCAGGCTATTGATGCTAGTTTTAGTCGTATACAATTTACACCAGATTTATTACCATCTGATGTTGTTGGTACCTTAATTTTTAATATGAAAGAGAACGATTTTTCTATTAAAAAAGGACCGATTTTTGCAAATTTTGTGTTAGCAGATGAGATTAACAGAGCACCTGCAAAAGTACAATCTGCTTTGTTAGAAGCCATGCAAGAAAAGCAAGTGACTATTGGAGATGAAACGTTTAAATTAGATAAGCCATTTTTAGTAATGGCAACTCAAAACCCAGTAGAACAAGAAGGAACGTATACTTTGCCAGAAGCACAAGTGGATCGTTTTATGCTAAAAACGGTTATAGATTATCCTAAACAAGCCGAAGAGCAACTAATTATGCGTGCTAATTTAAAAGGTAATTGGGACAAGGTAAATCCTGTCGTGTCTGTAGCGCAAATATTAAAAGCGCAGGAAGCAGTTAGAGAAGTCTACATGGATGAGAAAATTGAAAAATATATCTTAGATATTATTTTTGCGACACGTTATCCAGAAAACTATAAACTAGCCGATTTAAAACCATTAATTAGCTTTGGTGCTTCACCACGTGGAAGTATTAATCTAGCAACAGCAGCAAAATGTTATGCATTTATAAAGCGTCGTGGTTATGTAATACCAGAAGATGTGCGTGCTGTAGTGCATGATGTGTTGCGTCACAGAGTTGGAATTACCTATGAGGCTGAAGCCGAAAATGTAACGTCTGTAGATATTATTAATAAAATAGTTAACGAAATTGAAGTTCCATAA